The Haladaptatus sp. ZSTT2 genome includes a region encoding these proteins:
- a CDS encoding metallophosphoesterase family protein: MGVTFLHTADFHLGSPLRAVEAASESLAERLQRATHEALRRVIQVALDEDVDFVVVAGDLYDQQARSVYANEFLVNQFERLEDADIPCYVVHGNHDPLGAGAEKLPLPDNVHVFGADDVETVLYPNDDEPEARIMGQSYGSQWESNSLYYHYTPPDTAIPNIGLLHTGLNPDGRRYAPCGPSDLAQKQIDYWALGHIHTPRLVDGAPAAYAGIPQGRNIGETAIGGCLLVDVDAGGDPDIEFVPTSPIVWQEIVVDLGTASTDDDTPLRNLADAEGYLEERMLDLRVADQDSLTDTLPMPVAETDWMPEGFVCRWTLSGRGELSEALDEEATDVLANRLRERSSSASPFVWTESVRDYSAPPLPDLETLVESDEIISELVELSNEIRADDAARAALRARTGDVWEWRTDEEHEDVSEDRIALDEERLDDLIDRAVTRSIDELATRRDNAN; encoded by the coding sequence ATGGGAGTTACGTTCCTCCACACCGCGGATTTCCATCTCGGAAGTCCACTCCGCGCTGTGGAAGCGGCATCTGAATCATTGGCTGAGCGCCTGCAGCGAGCGACGCACGAAGCCCTCCGTCGAGTTATCCAGGTCGCCCTCGACGAGGACGTCGACTTCGTCGTTGTCGCTGGCGACCTCTACGATCAGCAAGCGCGCTCAGTCTACGCGAATGAATTTCTCGTCAATCAATTCGAACGGCTCGAAGACGCCGATATCCCGTGTTATGTTGTCCACGGGAATCACGATCCACTGGGAGCAGGGGCAGAGAAACTCCCCTTACCCGATAACGTCCACGTGTTCGGTGCAGACGACGTCGAGACGGTTCTGTACCCCAACGACGACGAGCCGGAGGCCCGCATCATGGGACAATCCTATGGAAGCCAGTGGGAGAGCAACTCTCTGTACTATCACTACACACCGCCGGATACAGCAATCCCGAATATTGGCCTGCTCCACACGGGCCTGAATCCGGATGGTCGGCGGTACGCCCCCTGTGGGCCCAGCGACTTAGCACAAAAGCAGATCGATTACTGGGCGCTCGGGCACATCCATACGCCACGGCTCGTCGACGGAGCGCCAGCGGCGTACGCTGGGATACCACAAGGACGAAATATTGGTGAAACTGCCATCGGCGGGTGTTTGCTCGTCGACGTGGATGCAGGTGGCGACCCTGACATCGAGTTCGTTCCGACGAGCCCGATCGTCTGGCAGGAAATCGTAGTCGACCTCGGCACTGCGAGCACAGACGACGATACTCCCCTTCGCAACCTTGCAGATGCGGAAGGGTACCTCGAGGAGCGTATGTTAGACCTTCGGGTAGCGGACCAGGACTCTCTCACTGACACCCTTCCGATGCCGGTGGCTGAGACAGACTGGATGCCAGAGGGGTTCGTGTGTCGATGGACGCTGAGTGGCCGTGGAGAGCTATCTGAAGCGCTTGATGAGGAAGCGACGGATGTGCTTGCCAACCGTCTGCGGGAGCGCAGCAGTAGCGCTTCACCCTTTGTGTGGACCGAGTCCGTCCGTGATTACTCTGCGCCACCGCTTCCAGACCTTGAGACGTTAGTAGAGTCGGACGAGATCATCAGCGAATTGGTTGAGCTTTCCAACGAGATACGAGCGGACGACGCGGCACGAGCTGCGCTGCGAGCGAGGACAGGTGACGTCTGGGAGTGGCGGACGGACGAAGAACACGAAGACGTTTCAGAGGACCGGATTGCGTTGGACGAGGAACGGCTAGACGACCTGATTGACCGCGCCGTCACTCGGTCAATCGACGAACTTGCGACGCGGAGGGACAATGCGAATTAA
- a CDS encoding AAA family ATPase — MRIKNFDLDDFGCFRRARLQNVDDGLTVIAGPQRAGKTTFMEAVRHLGYGIPRGNGLPPATDQYDLTADVVVDGAEYELALTGYGDPALAPVNGAPDRALSDVFGNLGPAQYQQLFTISLDELRRLPTSLDDDVSLSAILLGAAYGDVLKIPQIQEAFSDRAKSIGGKHGRSVYDLKGPINAIQSGVDARDAAVAQVDEHDRKQAARDDVNSRIAELDEEIADLTTEQTRLNTVLTEYEEFESLQELNLELDGADLDKVDAFPTDQLDRARQLQSQLAEGQEELTTAEEAFARQVSAEDHEAYRDRLLDATSTIRAYNREIAGWRERVNSLQEQRSELAKERRKLRSQAADLQPGWDGESLLDRVRDVETDLFSRDEVRSITRSCEDLKSELDEVKRNLNEKTARHEQLEQEIDTATDSSSEASHTLRDQLPVAAGGTVVALIVGSAVGVVGGAIPGVVITLVITLIVGAYAASRLEFESPGVDGVSVETLRADKRSLTADIEGLRSRKADLETEYSTPTEQLDSLREKLGLSNDTSPAAVREFYADISSLRGDLTTLEGDVEALDEKEETLRSDLAAAADTMSELGVLDTDDIDPLEDAEKLFATIENTEDDLDLAQAVTTAQRTVTSHKDDLRDLLTEWDDAPDLTTADSATVVRTADQFLERGESVTELVEAREQRDEIRVRLKRRLTASAIEPAFESYRDSEDDDDDWALAAFERVVEAYADREAIEERLDTIGETIESLETERSDCVEDRVELTRELEELASDDDVREAHATIEAGRRRLEPLAEEYATSRIAEYLLNELHERFIDRTTGPLLDEASEIFARITDNAYTEVDSTNEFDNLDFQSVLADGQTQRTAELSRATAEQLFLAIRLARIRRHESSLPVLLDDSMTNFDPAHHVRTLQTISELADTNQVFLLTCHPELLERVDTHTDSAQYWGLDDGQFDGPYSEPDKPCELLEPTWS, encoded by the coding sequence ATGCGAATTAAGAACTTCGATCTGGACGATTTCGGATGCTTCAGGCGAGCTCGACTCCAAAATGTCGATGATGGATTGACCGTCATCGCTGGCCCGCAACGAGCGGGGAAAACGACGTTTATGGAAGCGGTTCGCCATCTCGGCTATGGGATTCCTCGCGGCAATGGTCTCCCGCCAGCAACGGACCAGTATGACCTCACGGCCGACGTCGTCGTCGACGGCGCTGAATACGAACTGGCACTCACTGGCTATGGTGATCCTGCACTAGCGCCTGTCAATGGTGCCCCCGATCGAGCACTCTCGGATGTGTTCGGCAATCTAGGGCCCGCACAGTACCAGCAGCTCTTCACCATTAGTCTCGACGAACTCCGGCGGTTGCCAACGAGTCTTGATGACGACGTTAGCCTGTCAGCAATCCTACTCGGTGCAGCATATGGTGACGTCCTCAAAATCCCACAGATTCAAGAGGCATTCAGTGATCGGGCGAAATCGATCGGAGGCAAACACGGACGATCGGTCTATGACCTCAAAGGACCAATTAATGCGATTCAGTCGGGGGTCGATGCACGAGACGCCGCCGTCGCCCAGGTCGACGAGCACGACCGGAAACAGGCTGCTCGTGACGATGTGAATTCCCGCATCGCGGAACTTGATGAGGAGATTGCTGATCTAACAACGGAACAAACCCGTCTCAACACGGTCCTCACGGAATACGAGGAGTTCGAGTCGCTTCAGGAGCTGAATCTTGAACTTGATGGGGCCGACCTTGACAAAGTCGATGCGTTCCCGACAGACCAACTTGACCGCGCTCGGCAACTGCAAAGTCAGCTAGCGGAAGGGCAGGAGGAATTGACGACTGCGGAAGAAGCGTTCGCTCGACAGGTTAGTGCGGAGGATCACGAAGCGTATCGCGACCGGTTACTGGATGCCACGTCTACGATACGGGCGTACAACAGGGAAATCGCTGGCTGGCGTGAGCGGGTAAATTCACTACAAGAGCAACGGTCTGAGCTTGCGAAAGAGCGTCGAAAACTTCGCTCCCAGGCTGCGGACTTGCAACCTGGGTGGGATGGCGAGTCCTTGCTTGACCGGGTTCGTGATGTTGAGACCGACCTGTTCTCTCGCGATGAGGTTCGGTCGATTACGCGCTCCTGTGAGGATCTCAAATCCGAATTAGATGAGGTCAAGCGCAACCTGAACGAGAAAACGGCTCGTCACGAACAGCTGGAACAGGAAATCGACACTGCAACCGACTCATCATCTGAGGCGTCTCACACACTTCGTGACCAGCTTCCCGTCGCTGCGGGTGGGACGGTAGTCGCGCTGATTGTGGGGAGTGCGGTGGGCGTTGTTGGTGGCGCGATTCCTGGTGTCGTCATCACGCTCGTGATAACCCTGATCGTCGGCGCGTATGCCGCGTCACGGCTTGAATTCGAGTCCCCTGGAGTCGATGGCGTATCTGTCGAGACGCTTCGAGCAGACAAACGCAGCCTGACTGCCGATATTGAAGGACTGCGCTCTCGAAAAGCGGATCTCGAAACAGAGTATTCGACCCCGACCGAGCAATTGGACTCCCTCCGAGAGAAGCTCGGACTCTCAAACGATACGAGTCCTGCTGCCGTACGAGAGTTCTATGCTGACATCTCCTCGCTCCGAGGCGATCTCACGACGCTGGAAGGAGACGTCGAAGCCCTCGATGAGAAGGAGGAAACCCTCCGTTCAGACCTCGCAGCAGCCGCCGATACCATGTCCGAACTCGGTGTTCTCGATACTGACGATATCGACCCGCTCGAAGACGCAGAGAAATTGTTCGCGACGATCGAAAATACCGAAGACGACCTCGACCTCGCACAGGCGGTCACGACAGCCCAACGGACCGTCACCAGTCACAAAGATGACCTCCGTGATCTCTTAACCGAGTGGGACGATGCACCAGATCTCACCACTGCTGATTCAGCTACTGTCGTTCGTACGGCCGACCAGTTCCTCGAACGCGGTGAGAGCGTCACCGAGCTCGTAGAAGCGCGGGAACAGCGCGACGAGATTCGCGTCCGACTCAAGCGCCGACTGACGGCGTCAGCCATCGAACCAGCGTTTGAGTCGTACCGCGATTCAGAGGACGACGATGACGACTGGGCGCTTGCCGCGTTCGAGCGTGTCGTTGAGGCGTACGCTGATAGAGAGGCGATCGAGGAGCGACTTGATACGATTGGGGAAACCATCGAGAGCCTTGAAACGGAACGATCGGATTGTGTTGAAGACCGGGTTGAGCTCACGAGAGAGCTCGAAGAGCTCGCCTCTGATGACGATGTTCGCGAGGCACATGCGACGATCGAGGCGGGACGACGTCGGCTCGAACCGCTAGCCGAGGAGTATGCGACGTCTCGCATCGCCGAGTACCTGCTGAACGAACTCCACGAACGCTTTATTGACCGGACGACAGGTCCACTCCTCGACGAAGCCAGCGAGATTTTCGCGCGAATCACTGACAACGCCTATACCGAGGTTGACTCCACTAACGAGTTCGACAATCTCGACTTCCAGTCGGTGCTCGCTGATGGCCAGACACAACGTACCGCGGAATTATCGCGAGCCACCGCCGAGCAGCTGTTCCTCGCGATTCGCCTTGCTCGGATTCGTCGCCATGAATCGTCGCTCCCTGTGTTGCTCGATGACTCGATGACGAATTTCGACCCCGCTCACCACGTTCGAACGCTGCAGACGATCTCCGAGTTGGCGGATACGAACCAGGTTTTCCTGCTGACGTGCCACCCGGAACTTCTTGAACGAGTCGATACGCACACAGATAGCGCCCAGTACTGGGGTCTTGACGATGGTCAGTTCGATGGGCCTTACTCTGAGCCAGACAAACCCTGCGAACTGCTGGAGCCAACCTGGTCGTAG
- a CDS encoding RecB family exonuclease encodes MTDSGRSRPLSPSRLGTYTRCPRQYEYKHDLSVANPDQTRRYLDRGLALHGTIEYVCETIAGESDEEIRALALDAFADEWDGRTSRTEYATAAHYEYDKQLARAAIEAYFSTGPGLDHVRGSVLTEVELECERDGISLHGYADNVVGTDDGLQIIDYKPSVRYELSTSDRAKEKLREHLAGEDYHPRIVKSAIQAATYIEGIQNTTVYEPGMEVVFTYYGLIANTDLEKSTAGVQPRVSGYGRDVEETYYSEEETIWGLIQRAHDGIREDNYEPIRWDAIRENACDRCDYRSMCTDALAEEVQF; translated from the coding sequence GTGACTGATTCTGGCCGGTCGCGACCGTTGTCTCCCTCCCGTCTGGGAACGTACACTCGGTGTCCGCGTCAGTACGAATATAAGCACGACCTCTCTGTCGCGAACCCCGATCAAACGCGCCGATATTTAGACCGTGGGCTGGCGCTGCACGGCACTATTGAGTATGTTTGTGAGACCATAGCAGGAGAGTCGGATGAAGAGATTCGTGCGCTCGCGCTCGATGCCTTCGCCGACGAGTGGGACGGTCGTACGAGTCGCACTGAGTACGCCACTGCTGCCCACTACGAGTACGATAAACAGCTCGCCCGTGCCGCTATTGAGGCTTACTTCTCGACCGGTCCAGGGCTCGATCACGTTCGTGGATCCGTTCTCACTGAGGTCGAACTCGAATGTGAACGAGATGGGATTTCCCTCCACGGATACGCTGATAACGTCGTCGGTACTGACGACGGCCTTCAGATCATCGACTACAAACCATCCGTCAGATACGAGCTCTCGACGAGCGACCGCGCAAAGGAGAAGCTCCGCGAGCACCTTGCCGGCGAGGACTACCACCCTCGTATCGTCAAGAGCGCAATTCAGGCAGCGACCTACATCGAGGGGATCCAGAATACAACCGTCTACGAACCGGGGATGGAGGTCGTCTTCACGTACTATGGACTGATCGCCAACACGGATCTCGAAAAGAGTACTGCCGGCGTCCAACCCCGTGTTTCGGGCTACGGTCGCGATGTCGAGGAAACCTATTACAGCGAAGAAGAAACGATCTGGGGGCTGATACAGCGGGCACACGATGGGATCCGTGAGGACAACTACGAACCCATACGGTGGGACGCAATTCGTGAGAACGCCTGTGACCGGTGTGATTACCGCTCTATGTGTACCGATGCACTCGCAGAGGAGGTGCAGTTCTGA